A window of Panthera leo isolate Ple1 chromosome D2, P.leo_Ple1_pat1.1, whole genome shotgun sequence contains these coding sequences:
- the EDRF1 gene encoding erythroid differentiation-related factor 1 isoform X6 — protein sequence MGDSKEAGAESPPAGAAARGGLSLLSQGESEEPSAQGSALFLGGNEVKSRAVVKYSSAPPRTAFARLEEKTDLKLPPANWLRESAKLGPAGTTILGNSKKSKPFSSFGMAYDFIDSVGNDVDVVSDSENIKKLLKIPYSKSHVSMAVHRIGRTLLLDELDIQELFMRSSQTGDWTWLKEFYQRLIDQKWQRKKKSKEHWYQKAILSKFLYYSINGDGAAQPVPSAAEQQGPSSSDQATDSDGASWPAPFEMPSSVSEDPSASSQALVFSKVKPVVSGRLQSILWKFFTEYPRDSYSVKHTLDSKTRGCSDDDVSRIIRLRVAWLAQSVEHATLHHGVGSEPLEPSYIVGHVASAPKEQNLTTLFNDGENSQGLKNDFVRNILWTFEDIHMLVGSNMPIFGGGRYPAVSLRLRDNNKPINVLTGIDYWLDNLICNVPELVMCFHVNGIVQKYEMIKTEEIPNLENSNFSTKVIKDIAQNILSFLKSNCTKEGHTYWLFKASGSDIVKLYDLTTLCEETEDKYQNPFTMPVAILLYKVACNMMMKKNQNKKHYGTVRTLLLNCVKLLDKSRHPQIIASANYMLSELFQLDEPKKEESSESPLNENSDESYSEEEEELADSDENGSYGTGSDPSDDNKAVAIIKSVGELSVPEKYKSIHQIRPSCTFPVCHDTEERCRLVLSYVLEGLKSVDSSIKKESDLPAADPNTPIPLKYEDESTRGGPEGLEKQMALFLDKMGSLQKGNYSSQSGMIPGSWQHKMKLQLILKSSKAYYVLSDAAMSLQKYGRALRYIKLALQSHDTYCCLCTNMLSEVLLFLSQYLTLCGDIQLMLAQNANNRAAHLEEFNYQTKEDQEILHSLHRESPCQVSKSVSTAEQQLWKKSFSCFEKGIHNFESIDDATNAALLLCNTGRLMRICAQAHCGAGDEFKREFSPEEGLYYNKAVDYYLKALRSLGTRDIHPAVWDSVNWELSTTYFTMATLQQDYAPLSRKAQEQIEKEVSEAMMKSLKHCDVDSVSARQPLCQYRAATIHHRLASMYHSCLRNQVGDEHLRKQHRVLADLHYSKAVKLFQLLKDAPCELLRVQLERVAFAEFQMTSQNSNVGKLKTLSGALDIMVRTKHAFQLIRKELVEEFDQPKSDESAPAADPSPGLSREEVIKLLSIFESRLSFLLLQSIKLLSSTKKKTRSRATTSAWHSRFTHSFVHVTHSAPSYPVLRAYSPVGQASQVSHCKSTRRFPGTGLEALVPSAPVGYKKSSHPGEPLPLKK from the exons ATGGGGGACTCCAAGGAGGCTGGGGCCGAGTCGCCGCCGGCCGGGGCCGCTGCTCGGGGAGGGCTCAGCCTCCTGTCCCAGGGAGAATCCGAGGAACCTTCAGCACAG GGATCAGCTTTATTTCTTGGAGGCAATGAAGTGAAGAGCCGAGCTGTGGTGAAATactcttctgcccctcctcgaACAGCATTTGCACGCCttgaagagaaaacagacttgAAACTCCCACCTGCCAACTGGTTGCGAGAGAGTGCCAAACTAGGGCCGGCAGGAACTACCATTCTTGGCAATAGTAAGAAAAGCAAGCCATTTTCAAG CTTTGGAATGGCGTACGACTTTATTGATTCTGTGGGAAATGATGTGGACGTCGTTTCTGACTCTGAA aacataaaaaagcTCCTGAAGATTCCCTACAGCAAATCTCACGTGAGCATGGCCGTACATCGCATCGGAAGGACTCTCTTATTAGACGAGTTAGATATCCAAGAGCTCTTTATGAGATCGTCTCAG ACCGGTGACTGGACGTGGCTGAAGGAGTTTTATCAGAGACTTATCGATCAGAagtggcagaggaagaagaagagcaaaGAGCACTGGTATCAGAAGGCtattctttccaagtttttatatTACAG TATCAATGGCGATGGAGCTGCTCAGCCCGTCCCCTCTGCTGCGGAACAGCAGGGACCGTCCAGTTCAGATCAGGCCACTGACTCCGATGGGGCTTCCTGGCCCGCCCCCTTTGAAATGCCTTCTTCAGTCTCTGAGGATCCCAGTGCTTCCAGTCAG GCATTGGTATTCTCCAAAGTCAAGCCCGTAGTGAGCGGCAGGCTTCAAAGCATCCTCTGGAAGTTCTTCACCGAGTATCCTAGGGACTCGTATTCTGTGAAGCACACATTAGACAGCAAAACTAGAGGCTGTTCTGATGACGATGTCTCCAGGATAATACGGCTGAGggtcgcctggctggctcagtcagtagagcatgcaactcttcatcacggggtt GGAAGTGAGCCTCTTGAACCCTCATACATAGTGGGGCATGTGGCCTCAGCACCCAAAGAACAAAACCTGACTACTTTATTCAATGACGGGGAGAACAGTCAG gGTCTTAAAAACGATTTCGTCCGGAACATCTTATGGACATTTGAAGATATACACATGTTAGTTGGCTCCAACATGCCTATATTTGGAGGAGGCAGATACCCAGCAGTCAGCCTACGTCTCAG GGACAACAACAAGCCGATTAATGTGCTAACTGGAATTGACTATTGGTTGGACAACTTGATCTGCAACGTACCAGAGCTTGTGATGTGTttccatgtaaatggaattgtacag AAGTatgaaatgataaaaacagaagagattcccAATTTGGAAAACTCGAACTTCTCTACGaaggtcataaaagacattgcACAGAATATTTTATCGTTTCTGAAATCTAACTGTACCAAAGAAGGACATACCTATTGGCTGTTTAAAG caaGTGGGAGTGATATAGTGAAGCTCTACGATCTCACTACTCTttgtgaagaaactgaagacaagTACCAAAATCCGTTCACAATGCCGGTGGCTATTCTCTTATATAA ggTTGCTTGCAacatgatgatgaagaagaatcAAAATAAGAAACACTACGGGACTGTTAGAACATTGCTTCTTAATTGTGTTAAGTTGTTGGACAAAAGCAGACATCCTCAA attATTGCTTCAGCCAATTACATGCTTTCAGAACTTTTTCAATTAGATGaacctaaaaaagaagaaagttcagaATCTCctttaaatgaaaattctgatgaaagttacagtgaagaggaggaagagctggCAGACAGCGATGAAAATGGATCCTATGGCACCGGTTCTGATCCATCGGATGATAACAAAGCAGTAGCTATCATTAAGTCTGTTGGAGAATTGTCAGTTCCGGAGAAATACAAATCCATTCATCAAATCCGA CCCAGTTGCACCTTTCCGGTTTGCCATGACACCGAGGAGCGCTGTAGACTTGTGCTCAGCTATGTTCTGGAG GGGCTAAAATCTGTGGATagcagcattaaaaaagaaagcgaTCTTCCTGCAGCTGACCCCAACACCCCGATCCCATTAAAATATGAAGATGAATCCACAAGGGGGGGTCCTGAGGGTCTGGAGAAGCAGATGGCCTTGTTTTTGGACAAAA TGGGCTCCCTTCAGAAGGGTAATTATTCCAGCCAATCTGGAATGATCCCTGGTTCTTGGCAACATAAAATGAAACTCCAGCTGATTCTCAAGTCATCAAAGGCCTATTATGTTTTGTCTGATGCTGCCATGAGTCTTCAGAAATACGGAAGAGCGTTACGATACATTAAATTAGCTTTGCAGAGCCACG ATACTTACTGCTGCCTCTGCACCAATATGCTTTCTGAAGTGctgctgtttctttctcaatatttgaCGCTCTGCGGTGATATCCAACTAATGCTGGCCCAGAACGCAAACAACAGAGCCGCACATCTTGAGGAGTTTAATTATCAAACAAAAGAAGACCAGGAGATCCTGCACAGCCTCCACAGGGAGTCCCCGTGTCAAG TGAGCAAGAGTGTGTCTACTGCGGAGCAGCAGCTGtggaaaaaaagcttttcttgttttgaaaaaGGAATCCACAACTTTGAGTCAATCGATGATGCTACAAACGCTGCCCTTTTGTTGTGTAACACGGGGAGACTCATGCGAATTTGTGCGCAGGCGCACTGCGGTGCCGGTGATGAATTTAAGCGGGAGTTTTCACCGGAAGAAGGCTTGTATTATAATAAG GCTGTTGATTACTATTTGAAAGCTCTAAGGTCCCTGGGAACGCGAGACATACACCCAGCCGTTTGGGATTCAGTGAATTGGGAACTGTCCACTACTTACTTTACTATGGCAACTCTGCAGCAAGACTACGCGCCATTATCTAGAAAAGCTCAAGAGCAG ATTGAAAAAGAAGTCAGTGAGGCTATGATGAAGTCCCTGAAACACTGTGATGTGGACTCGGTGTCTGCTCGACAGCCTCTTTGTCAGTATCGAGCTGCGACCATCCATCACAGGCTGGCGTCCATGTACCACAGTTGTCTGAGAAATCAG GTTGGTGATGAACATCTTAGGAAGCAGCACCGGGTGCTCGCAGATCTTCATTATAGCAAAGCTGTTAAGCTTTTTCAGCTTCTGAAAGATGCTCCTTGTGAACTCCTTAGAGTGCAGTTAGAAAGAGTGGCGTTTGCGGAGTTTCAGATGACCA GTCAGAATAGCAACGTTGGAAAATTGAAAACACTATCTGGGGCTCTTGATATAATGGTGAGAACTAAACACGCATTCCAGCTCATCAGAAAGGAGCTTGTAGAGGAATTTGACCag CCGAAGAGTGACGAGAGCGCTCCAGCCGCTGATCCTTCGCCTGGTCTCAGTCGAGAAGAAGTGATCAAGCTCCTCAGTATATTTGAATCTCGGTTGTCATTCCTTCTCCTTCAGTCCATCAAACTGCTGTCTTCAACTAAGAAGAAAACGAG
- the EDRF1 gene encoding erythroid differentiation-related factor 1 isoform X2: MGDSKEAGAESPPAGAAARGGLSLLSQGESEEPSAQGSALFLGGNEVKSRAVVKYSSAPPRTAFARLEEKTDLKLPPANWLRESAKLGPAGTTILGNSKKSKPFSSFGMAYDFIDSVGNDVDVVSDSENIKKLLKIPYSKSHVSMAVHRIGRTLLLDELDIQELFMRSSQTGDWTWLKEFYQRLIDQKWQRKKKSKEHWYQKAILSKFLYYSINGDGAAQPVPSAAEQQGPSSSDQATDSDGASWPAPFEMPSSVSEDPSASSQALVFSKVKPVVSGRLQSILWKFFTEYPRDSYSVKHTLDSKTRGCSDDDVSRIIRLRVAWLAQSVEHATLHHGVGSEPLEPSYIVGHVASAPKEQNLTTLFNDGENSQGLKNDFVRNILWTFEDIHMLVGSNMPIFGGGRYPAVSLRLRDNNKPINVLTGIDYWLDNLICNVPELVMCFHVNGIVQKYEMIKTEEIPNLENSNFSTKVIKDIAQNILSFLKSNCTKEGHTYWLFKASGSDIVKLYDLTTLCEETEDKYQNPFTMPVAILLYKVACNMMMKKNQNKKHYGTVRTLLLNCVKLLDKSRHPQIIASANYMLSELFQLDEPKKEESSESPLNENSDESYSEEEEELADSDENGSYGTGSDPSDDNKAVAIIKSVGELSVPEKYKSIHQIRGLKSVDSSIKKESDLPAADPNTPIPLKYEDESTRGGPEGLEKQMALFLDKMGSLQKGNYSSQSGMIPGSWQHKMKLQLILKSSKAYYVLSDAAMSLQKYGRALRYIKLALQSHDTYCCLCTNMLSEVLLFLSQYLTLCGDIQLMLAQNANNRAAHLEEFNYQTKEDQEILHSLHRESPCQGFAWATDLSTDLESQLSVSCKCYEAANEILQFSDLKSQNPEHYVQVLKRMGNIRNEIGVFYMNQAAALQSERVVSKSVSTAEQQLWKKSFSCFEKGIHNFESIDDATNAALLLCNTGRLMRICAQAHCGAGDEFKREFSPEEGLYYNKAVDYYLKALRSLGTRDIHPAVWDSVNWELSTTYFTMATLQQDYAPLSRKAQEQIEKEVSEAMMKSLKHCDVDSVSARQPLCQYRAATIHHRLASMYHSCLRNQVGDEHLRKQHRVLADLHYSKAVKLFQLLKDAPCELLRVQLERVAFAEFQMTSQNSNVGKLKTLSGALDIMVRTKHAFQLIRKELVEEFDQPKSDESAPAADPSPGLSREEVIKLLSIFESRLSFLLLQSIKLLSSTKKKTRSRATTSAWHSRFTHSFVHVTHSAPSYPVLRAYSPVGQASQVSHCKSTRRFPGTGLEALVPSAPVGYKKSSHPGEPLPLKK, translated from the exons ATGGGGGACTCCAAGGAGGCTGGGGCCGAGTCGCCGCCGGCCGGGGCCGCTGCTCGGGGAGGGCTCAGCCTCCTGTCCCAGGGAGAATCCGAGGAACCTTCAGCACAG GGATCAGCTTTATTTCTTGGAGGCAATGAAGTGAAGAGCCGAGCTGTGGTGAAATactcttctgcccctcctcgaACAGCATTTGCACGCCttgaagagaaaacagacttgAAACTCCCACCTGCCAACTGGTTGCGAGAGAGTGCCAAACTAGGGCCGGCAGGAACTACCATTCTTGGCAATAGTAAGAAAAGCAAGCCATTTTCAAG CTTTGGAATGGCGTACGACTTTATTGATTCTGTGGGAAATGATGTGGACGTCGTTTCTGACTCTGAA aacataaaaaagcTCCTGAAGATTCCCTACAGCAAATCTCACGTGAGCATGGCCGTACATCGCATCGGAAGGACTCTCTTATTAGACGAGTTAGATATCCAAGAGCTCTTTATGAGATCGTCTCAG ACCGGTGACTGGACGTGGCTGAAGGAGTTTTATCAGAGACTTATCGATCAGAagtggcagaggaagaagaagagcaaaGAGCACTGGTATCAGAAGGCtattctttccaagtttttatatTACAG TATCAATGGCGATGGAGCTGCTCAGCCCGTCCCCTCTGCTGCGGAACAGCAGGGACCGTCCAGTTCAGATCAGGCCACTGACTCCGATGGGGCTTCCTGGCCCGCCCCCTTTGAAATGCCTTCTTCAGTCTCTGAGGATCCCAGTGCTTCCAGTCAG GCATTGGTATTCTCCAAAGTCAAGCCCGTAGTGAGCGGCAGGCTTCAAAGCATCCTCTGGAAGTTCTTCACCGAGTATCCTAGGGACTCGTATTCTGTGAAGCACACATTAGACAGCAAAACTAGAGGCTGTTCTGATGACGATGTCTCCAGGATAATACGGCTGAGggtcgcctggctggctcagtcagtagagcatgcaactcttcatcacggggtt GGAAGTGAGCCTCTTGAACCCTCATACATAGTGGGGCATGTGGCCTCAGCACCCAAAGAACAAAACCTGACTACTTTATTCAATGACGGGGAGAACAGTCAG gGTCTTAAAAACGATTTCGTCCGGAACATCTTATGGACATTTGAAGATATACACATGTTAGTTGGCTCCAACATGCCTATATTTGGAGGAGGCAGATACCCAGCAGTCAGCCTACGTCTCAG GGACAACAACAAGCCGATTAATGTGCTAACTGGAATTGACTATTGGTTGGACAACTTGATCTGCAACGTACCAGAGCTTGTGATGTGTttccatgtaaatggaattgtacag AAGTatgaaatgataaaaacagaagagattcccAATTTGGAAAACTCGAACTTCTCTACGaaggtcataaaagacattgcACAGAATATTTTATCGTTTCTGAAATCTAACTGTACCAAAGAAGGACATACCTATTGGCTGTTTAAAG caaGTGGGAGTGATATAGTGAAGCTCTACGATCTCACTACTCTttgtgaagaaactgaagacaagTACCAAAATCCGTTCACAATGCCGGTGGCTATTCTCTTATATAA ggTTGCTTGCAacatgatgatgaagaagaatcAAAATAAGAAACACTACGGGACTGTTAGAACATTGCTTCTTAATTGTGTTAAGTTGTTGGACAAAAGCAGACATCCTCAA attATTGCTTCAGCCAATTACATGCTTTCAGAACTTTTTCAATTAGATGaacctaaaaaagaagaaagttcagaATCTCctttaaatgaaaattctgatgaaagttacagtgaagaggaggaagagctggCAGACAGCGATGAAAATGGATCCTATGGCACCGGTTCTGATCCATCGGATGATAACAAAGCAGTAGCTATCATTAAGTCTGTTGGAGAATTGTCAGTTCCGGAGAAATACAAATCCATTCATCAAATCCGA GGGCTAAAATCTGTGGATagcagcattaaaaaagaaagcgaTCTTCCTGCAGCTGACCCCAACACCCCGATCCCATTAAAATATGAAGATGAATCCACAAGGGGGGGTCCTGAGGGTCTGGAGAAGCAGATGGCCTTGTTTTTGGACAAAA TGGGCTCCCTTCAGAAGGGTAATTATTCCAGCCAATCTGGAATGATCCCTGGTTCTTGGCAACATAAAATGAAACTCCAGCTGATTCTCAAGTCATCAAAGGCCTATTATGTTTTGTCTGATGCTGCCATGAGTCTTCAGAAATACGGAAGAGCGTTACGATACATTAAATTAGCTTTGCAGAGCCACG ATACTTACTGCTGCCTCTGCACCAATATGCTTTCTGAAGTGctgctgtttctttctcaatatttgaCGCTCTGCGGTGATATCCAACTAATGCTGGCCCAGAACGCAAACAACAGAGCCGCACATCTTGAGGAGTTTAATTATCAAACAAAAGAAGACCAGGAGATCCTGCACAGCCTCCACAGGGAGTCCCCGTGTCAAG gatttgcaTGGGCAACTGATTTGTCTACAGACTTAGAGAGTCAGCTTTCAGTTAGTTGTAAGTGTTATGAAGCTGctaatgaaatcttgcaatttagtgacttaaaaagcCAAAACCCAGAACACTATGTACAAGTATTGAAGAGAATGggtaatatcagaaatgaaatcgGTGTGTTTTACATGAATCAGGCAGCTGCACTGCAGAGTGAGAGAGTAG TGAGCAAGAGTGTGTCTACTGCGGAGCAGCAGCTGtggaaaaaaagcttttcttgttttgaaaaaGGAATCCACAACTTTGAGTCAATCGATGATGCTACAAACGCTGCCCTTTTGTTGTGTAACACGGGGAGACTCATGCGAATTTGTGCGCAGGCGCACTGCGGTGCCGGTGATGAATTTAAGCGGGAGTTTTCACCGGAAGAAGGCTTGTATTATAATAAG GCTGTTGATTACTATTTGAAAGCTCTAAGGTCCCTGGGAACGCGAGACATACACCCAGCCGTTTGGGATTCAGTGAATTGGGAACTGTCCACTACTTACTTTACTATGGCAACTCTGCAGCAAGACTACGCGCCATTATCTAGAAAAGCTCAAGAGCAG ATTGAAAAAGAAGTCAGTGAGGCTATGATGAAGTCCCTGAAACACTGTGATGTGGACTCGGTGTCTGCTCGACAGCCTCTTTGTCAGTATCGAGCTGCGACCATCCATCACAGGCTGGCGTCCATGTACCACAGTTGTCTGAGAAATCAG GTTGGTGATGAACATCTTAGGAAGCAGCACCGGGTGCTCGCAGATCTTCATTATAGCAAAGCTGTTAAGCTTTTTCAGCTTCTGAAAGATGCTCCTTGTGAACTCCTTAGAGTGCAGTTAGAAAGAGTGGCGTTTGCGGAGTTTCAGATGACCA GTCAGAATAGCAACGTTGGAAAATTGAAAACACTATCTGGGGCTCTTGATATAATGGTGAGAACTAAACACGCATTCCAGCTCATCAGAAAGGAGCTTGTAGAGGAATTTGACCag CCGAAGAGTGACGAGAGCGCTCCAGCCGCTGATCCTTCGCCTGGTCTCAGTCGAGAAGAAGTGATCAAGCTCCTCAGTATATTTGAATCTCGGTTGTCATTCCTTCTCCTTCAGTCCATCAAACTGCTGTCTTCAACTAAGAAGAAAACGAG